The following are encoded together in the Notolabrus celidotus isolate fNotCel1 chromosome 9, fNotCel1.pri, whole genome shotgun sequence genome:
- the mn1b gene encoding transcriptional activator MN1 produces MFGLEQFGSQINSRNPGQSERNINQPRLNMGSHYKSPGFHAGGPPGAVEPGMGPLSEPQMLGLNMNMNGEQYGGFHPRGHSDMHAGGGLQQQQPQQGPMHGFFNNQQPHQGHPHGHQPHPHQPHPHFSGNFGGPEPGSSCLHGGRLMGYNNNGMGPQQGFGEGFDPLAEGQGGDGFPQQQQQRPGNMPDFQHHGPPSGSHAVPAPCLPLDQSPNRAASFHGLPSSSSSSSESHGLEPRRMPNQGAVEGLEYNFPSEPPSGHFDVHVFSPSESESQLPHFGPGRPVPGGNFPGNPGMPRTPGMQGISKGHQPPPPPPQQPQHGVFFERFGNGRKVPVGMEPGVNARHPLMQQQQQAGLIARQNSCPPGLPRPPQAEPGSTNPNILDGGVMMPGQHNQFEYPIHRLENRGLNPYGDPMFNMQQPAPPPSQQPPNQRLQHFDSPYMNMAKRPRFDFPNAHGSEGWCGAMDNHLSPSAYPGLPGEFTPPVSEGFPPGPLQHPGPEQQSLQQRQNAAMMIKQMASRNQQQRMRQPSLQQLGHHGDVPPGPMAHGGPVGNMPQPNFDRENSGRMPNIDGQNPHVTQENSWFQGSHPPGEMMSRRMGGAGNESGPHDMGLQQNGAGMMFRPGMGMQEPMRIPGDGHVQALHSPGMHSQFSGNMGNLSQMQSPGAGAGHPNPPAERRPADFPAPPMGAQPPFPYGGGNRQGPPHSAPQGVSTSPGTYPPQSEFPSGQRSSVSKLGALSLGNFNKTSSKDSVFGQSCLAALSTACQNMIASLGAPNLNVTFNKKNQNEGKRKLSQTEQDINSSTSNGTGSAGPEYFQSSTSQNSQMPGTGNSNSKPASQSQTVQGEASALSPNFNMDATPCSEGKATTGSGRGRGRRKRDSGHVSPGIFFSSDNGNPVVSPGQQTPSAGVGERGGGTPHEKHLQSPSWGKGGDLMLGDQADLMSSLDSGIQSVAKSDSSSPRVDFPDDVSTHYGNEDEVSSSSDAGGASTTKPNRSPMLTGSPKMQRGDHGLINGQKPLSMGINNHTTSTPDSYGLNAGGGTGAGGVSHPGTPGVEQVRTPSSTSGQDEIHPLEILQAQIQLQRQQFSISEDQPLAMKNGKKNGDCPLQNGDNELAGCSPDAGKGSMGTIDLDTLMAEQHATWYVPSDKAMMDGSEDDKAMGPWEKNKSQNNSKEESELTQSKAGAGAPGTGGGGGGGGGGGGGGGGGSNGGNHLQCLSVHCTDELGDSKGRGGPVSSWRSLHSDISNRFGTFVAALT; encoded by the exons ATGTTTGGGCTGGAGCAGTTTGGTTCTCAAATTAATAGCAGAAACCCTGGCCAGTCAGAGAGAAACATAAACCAACCAAGGCTGAACATGGGCTCTCATTATAAAAGCCCTGGTTTTCACGCTGGAGGCCCGCCGGGAGCCGTGGAGCCCGGCATGGGCCCTCTGAGTGAGCCGCAAATGCTCGGGCTCAATATGAATATGAACGGGGAGCAGTATGGGGGCTTTCACCCGCGGGGCCACTCGGACATGCATGCAGGTGGAggacttcagcagcagcagccgcaaCAAGGACCCATGCATGGATTTTTTAACAACCAGCAACCTCACCAAGGGCATCCACATGGCCATCAGCCTCACCCCCACCAACCTCACCCTCATTTCAGTGGGAATTTTGGAGGCCCAGAGCCAGGCTCATCATGCCTGCATGGTGGCAGGCTAATGGGCTACAACAACAATGGCATGGGACCACAGCAGGGCTTTGGAGAAGGATTTGATCCGCTAGCAGAGGGACAGGGAGGGGATGGCTTTccccaacagcagcagcagcggcctGGTAACATGCCCGACTTTCAGCATCATGGGCCTCCAAGTGGCAGCCATGCTGTGCCTGCTCCCTGTTTACCTCTGGACCAGTCACCTAACAGAGCAGCATCCTTTCATGGActcccttcctcctcatcctcatcctctgagtCTCACGGTCTAGAGCCTCGGCGGATGCCCAACCAGGGAGCTGTAGAGGGATTAGAATACAACTTCCCAAGTGAGCCTCCATCTGGACATTTTGACGTTCATGTATTTTCCCCGTCAGAATCAGAATCCCAGTTACCCCATTTTGGGCCAGGAAGGCCGGTTCCTGGGGGGAATTTCCCTGGGAACCCTGGTATGCCACGGACTCCAGGTATGCAGGGCATCTCtaagggacaccagccacctcCACCACCGCCTCAGCAGCCTCAGCATGGAGTGTTTTTTGAGCGTTTTGGAAATGGCCGGAAGGTGCCCGTGGGAATGGAGCCGGGGGTCAACGCGAGACATCCTCTcatgcagcagcaacaacaggcTGGCTTGATAGCCAGACAGAACTCATGTCCCCCTGGCCTCCCCAGACCCCCTCAGGCTGAGCCCGGCTCTACTAACCCTAACATTCTGGACGGAGGGGTCATGATGCCTGGCCAACACAACCAGTTTGAATATCCCATTCACAGACTGGAAAATAGGGGGCTGAACCCCTATGGGGACCCCATGTTTAATATGCAacagccagctcctcctccctcccagcAGCCCCCAAACCAGAGGCTGCAACACTTTGATTCTCCTTATATGAACATGGCTAAAAGGCCCAGATTTGACTTTCCCAATGCACATGGCAGTGAAGGCTGGTGTGGTGCGATGGATAACCACCTTTCTCCCTCTGCCTACCCAGGCCTTCCTGGGGAGTTCACCCCACCTGTGAGTGAAGGTTTCCCACCAGGTCCTCTGCAGCATCCAGGGCCGGAGCAGCAGTCCCTGCAGCAGCGCCAGAATGCAGCCATGATGATCAAACAGATGGCCTCTCGAAATCAGCAGCAGAGGATGAGGCAGCCCAGCCTGCAGCAGCTGGGTCACCATGGCGATGTTCCTCCTGGCCCAATGGCTCATGGAGGCCCTGTTGGAAACATGCCTCAGCCCAACTTTGACAGGGAGAACAGTGGCAGAATGCCTAACATTGATGGGCAGAATCCTCATGTAACTCAGGAGAACTCCTGGTTCCAAGGGTCCCACCCACCAGGGGAGATGATGTCACGACGTATGGGTGGAGCAGGCAATGAATCCGGGCCTCATGACATGGGGCTGCAGCAAAATGGGGCTGGGATGATGTTTAGGCCAGGCATGGGAATGCAAGAGCCCATGAGAATACCAGGAGATGGTCATGTCCAGGCTCTCCACTCCCCGGGCATGCACTCACAGTTCAGCGGCAACATGGGCAACCTCTCGCAGATGCAGAGTCCAGGAGCGGGAGCGGGGCACCCGAATCCACCAGCAGAGAGGCGGCCAGCTGACTTTCCTGCACCTCCAATGGGAGCACAGCCACCATTTCCTTATGGAGGGGGTAACCGTCAAGGGCCCCCCCACAGTGCTCCCCAAGGGGTGAGCACCTCACCGGGGACATACCCTCCTCAGTCTGAGTTCCCCTCAGGCCAGCGGTCGTCTGTTAGCAAGCTAGGAGCTCTGTCTCTTGGGAACTTTAACAAAACCAGCTCGAAAGACAGTGTTTTTGGccagagctgcctggcggccCTTTCCACGGCCTGCCAGAACATGATAGCTAGCCTAGGGGCCCCCAATCTTAACGTAACATTCAACAAGAAGAACCAAAATGAGGGCAAGCGAAAACTGAGTCAGACAGAGCAGGACATTAATAGCAGCACATCTAATGGGACTGGCAGTGCTGGTCCTGAATATTTTCAGAGCAGCACTTCCCAGAACAGCCAGATGCCTGGCACCGGGAATAGCAACTCTAAGCCTGCAAGTCAAAGCCAGACGGTGCAGGGGGAAGCCAGTGCCCTCTCCCCAAATTTCAACATGGACGCTACCCCGTGCAGTGAGGGGAAAGCAACAACAGGGagtgggagagggagagggaggagaaaaagagacagtgGACATGTGAGCCctggaatttttttttcctctgacaaTGGTAACCCTGTTGTAAGTCCAGGCCAGCAGACCCCTTCAGCTGGCGTTGGGGAGAGGGGTGGGGGCACGCCCCATGAGAAACACCTCCAATCACCCTCTTGGGGGAAAGGAGGTGACCTAATGTTGGGGGACCAGGCTGATCTGATGTCGTCTTTGGACAGTGGCATTCAAAGTGTTGCCAAGTCTGACAGCAGCTCACCTCGAGTCGACTTTCCTGACGATGTCAGCACCCACTACGGCAATGAGGACGAGGTGTCCTCCAGCTCTGATGCAGGAGGGGCCTCCACCACAAAGCCTAACCGCAGCCCTATGCTCACCGGCTCACCCAAAATGCAGAGGGGTGACCACGGGTTGATAAATGGACAGAAGCCCCTCAGCATGGGCATCAACAATCATACTACCTCTACACCAGACAGCTACGGACTGAATGCTGGTGGGGGCACAGGGGCAGGTGGAGTGAGCCACCCGGGCACTCCTGGGGTGGAGCAGGTACGCACTCCATCCAGCACCTCTGGTCAGGATGAAATCCACCCTCTGGAGATTCTGCAGGCCCAGATCCAGCTGCAGCGGCAGCAGTTCAGTATCTCTGAGGACCAGCCCCTGGCTATGAAGAATGGCAAGAAGAATGGCGACTGTCCCTTGCAGAACGGAGACAATGAACTGGCAGGCTGCAGCCCGGATGCTGGGAAGGGCTCAATGGGCACTATTGACCTTGACACCCTGATGGCGGAGCAGCACGCCACCTGGTACGTGCCCAGTGACAAGGCCATGATGGACGGGTCAGAGGATGACAAGGCCATGGGACCATGGGAAAAAAATAAGAgccaaaacaacagcaaagaag aATCTGAGCTGACCCAGAGTAAGGCTGGAGCCGGGGCCCCAGgaactggaggaggaggaggaggaggaggaggaggaggaggaggaggaggaggagggagcaaCGGAGGGAACCACCTGCAGTGCCTGTCCGTCCACTGCACAGACGAGCTGGGGGACAGTAAGGGCCGAGGGGGGCCCGTCTCATCCTGGCGCTCGCTCCACTCTGATATCTCCAACCGGTTCGGGACATTCGTGGCCGCACTgacttga